The following is a genomic window from Deltaproteobacteria bacterium.
GTCGCGATCGCCTCGGCGGGGACCGCGCCCAGGTGGTGGTTCGCCGCGCGCATCCACTTCCGCGCCGCCTGCTCGTCGCCGCCGACGAGCGCGTCGAGGCTGCGCGCCACGCGCAGAAACAGCAGCGCGAGTTCGCCCTCCTTCGACGCGGGGTCGATGCCGCGCCGGTCCAGCCGGGACACGGTCGACGGGCTCACGCCGAGGACGGCGGCGAGTTCGCGGTGGCGGAAGCCGACCGTCTCCGCGGCGCGCAGCACCGCCTTGGCGAGGACCGCGGCGGCGTCGGGTGCGGCGGCGGACGCGGCGGGGTTCACGGGGCGACAGCTCCTTTCATATGAAAATAATATCGCGTGCTATTTCATTTGCAAGCCGTTTCGCGCCGGTCCCGGCCCGAGCTGGCCGCGGTACACGGATCGCGCGCCGACGCCGAAACCGGCCGCCGCCGGGGCTCGCGCCCGCGTGGGTCCGAGCCGGCGGCCGGCCCGCGGCACGCCCGCGCTGCCAACGCTCAGAATTCGACCACGCGCTCGACCGGCCACCGCGCCAGGGAGTGGCGTCCGTCCAGGAACGCCAGCTCGATGAGGAACGCGCAGCACGCGACCTCCCCGCCCTGCTGCTCCACCAGCTTCGCCGTCGCCGCGGCCGTGCCGCCGGTGGCCAGAAGGTCGTCGACGATCGCGACCCGCTGGCCGCGCGCGATCGCGTCGATGTGGATCTCGAGCCGGTCGCTGCCGTATTCGAGCTGGTAGTCGTAGCCGGCCGTCTTGTAGGGCAACTTGCCCGGTTTGCGCACCAGTTGTAGCGGCAACCCGAGCGCGTCGGCGACCGGCGCGCCGAGCAGGAACCCCCGCGACTCGATGGCGACGATCTCGTCGGGCTGGTAGCGGGCGATCGCGCGCGCCATCAGCGACACGGCGCCGCGAAACAGCCGCGGGTTCGCGAGCACCGGCGTGATGTCCTTGAACACGATGCCCGGCTTCGGAAAGTTGGGCACGTCGCGCACGGCGGCCCGAATGTCGTCGGCGATGACACCGCTGGCCGCGGCGCGCGCGCGGCGGGCGAACTGGCCTCCCATGGCCCGCTTTTACCCGAAGTCGCCGACGAACGCCACGAACCGCACCGGCCCGTGCTCGGTCCGCTCTAGCTC
Proteins encoded in this region:
- a CDS encoding adenine phosphoribosyltransferase, translated to MGGQFARRARAAASGVIADDIRAAVRDVPNFPKPGIVFKDITPVLANPRLFRGAVSLMARAIARYQPDEIVAIESRGFLLGAPVADALGLPLQLVRKPGKLPYKTAGYDYQLEYGSDRLEIHIDAIARGQRVAIVDDLLATGGTAAATAKLVEQQGGEVACCAFLIELAFLDGRHSLARWPVERVVEF
- a CDS encoding DUF2384 domain-containing protein, giving the protein MNPAASAAAPDAAAVLAKAVLRAAETVGFRHRELAAVLGVSPSTVSRLDRRGIDPASKEGELALLFLRVARSLDALVGGDEQAARKWMRAANHHLGAVPAEAIATVAGLVHVAEYLDAMRGHL